From a region of the Penaeus vannamei isolate JL-2024 chromosome 32, ASM4276789v1, whole genome shotgun sequence genome:
- the LOC113824888 gene encoding mucin-5AC, with product MARSNLVNVLLVLGLTRLGRAAMSGAQSFVFDFTSDMEGWASYRGSWRWADRAHLNHTLPSGSSDDGFALLDEANNSDELYTPYVSAPFGATAVLRFFLRSQWQGSNTMYVSLMEPGQSSKLFLELSHYGSPMSNSWVTVSGEIPPMDNDVLMAIFCYNGNAAPVGSLMYGCAIDQIEIDIHGEETTAAPTEPQTTAAPTEPETTAAPTEPQTTAAPTEPQTTAAPTEPQTTAAPTEPQTTAAPTEPQTTAAPTEPQTTAAPTEPQTTAAPTEPQTTAAPTVPQTAAPTVPQTTAAPTEPQTTAAPTVPQTTAAPTEPQTTAAPTEPQTTAAPTEPQTTAAPTEPQTTAAPTASETTAAPTEPQTTAAPTEPQTTAVPTEPETTAAPTEPQTTAAPTEPQTTAAPTEPETTAAPTEPQTTAAPTEPETTAAPTEPETTAAPTEPETTAAPTEPETTAAPTEPETTAAPTEPETTAAPTEPETTAGPTKPQTTAAPTEPETTAAPTEPQTTAAPTEPQTTAAPTEPQTTAAPTEPQTTAAPTEPQTTAAPTEPQTTAAPTEPQTTAAPTEPQTTAAPTEPQTTAAPTEPQTTAAPTEPQTTAAPTEPQTTAAPTEPQTTAAPTEPQTTAAPTEPQTTEAPTTEGPSGPLIFDFQSSVQGWTLSEMNGAAWRRVTFDNTDHVVTAPPEGAKVLQVFPTHVFSGTTLAQSPLLEAVSETVRVKITFWMDGTHDFPTQLKVRKRTDFSTFDINPVMNLDPFGDQENHKWIAYSATLRYMTIGQTFTLNLEGSIGSNPNNSVAVNKVELEGVKAVQNDFANLVDFENGLFGWSTGNMDGGRWVLQSWSDLDPSLYVPKPSDGKNFLFVNRFDIHSGVISLESPAFPIQAGQRKKVHIKFWIRGSVVYPAALRLRKKSVNGAYDDLPFLNLAGYGDVDNPDWIFLDKQYYIPVDETEDAFQIVVEADLGSDMNNLVALDDLRIITEYISA from the exons ATGGCGCGGAGCAATCTGGTCaacgtcctcctcgtcctcggccTCACCCGCCTCGGCCGCGCAGCCATGTCCGGAGCCCAGTCCTTCGTCTTCGACTTCACGAGCGACATGGAGGGCTGGGCGTCCTACCGCGGCTCCTGGCGATGGGCGGACCGCGCGCACCTCAACCACACGCTGCCCTCCGGCTCCTCGGACGACGGCTTCGCCCTCCTGGACGAGGCCAACAACAGCGACGAGCTCTACACGCCCTACGTCAGCGCCCCCTTCGGAGCCACCGCCGTCCTCAGGTTCTTCCTCCGGTCGCAGTGGCAGGGATCCAACACCATGTACGTCAGCCTCATGGAGCCGGGACAGAGCAGCAAGCTGTTCCTGGAGCTGAGCCATTACGGCTCGCCCATGTCCAACAGCTGGGTCACGGTCTCGGGGGAAATCCCGCCCATGGACAACGATGTGCTG ATGGCTATTTTCTGTTACAATGGCAACGCAGCGCCCGTTGGCTCTCTCATGTACGGATGTGCCATTGATCAGATCGAGATTGACATCCATGGTGAAGAGACAACAGCTGCTCCAACAGAGCCACAGACAACAGCTGCTCCAACAGAACCAGAAACAACAGCTGCTCCAACAGAGCCACAGACAACAGCTGCTCCAACAGAGCCACAGACAACAGCTGCTCCAACAGAGCCACAGACAACAGCTGCTCCAACAGAGCCACAGACAACAGCTGCTCCAACAGAGCCACAGACAACAGCTGCTCCAACAGAGCCACAGACAACAGCTGCTCCAACAGAGCCACAGACAACAGCTGCTCCAACAGAGCCACAGACAACAGCTGCTCCAACAGTGCCACAGACAGCTGCTCCAACAGTGCCACAGACAACAGCTGCTCCAACAGAGCCACAGACAACAGCTGCTCCAACAGTGCCACAGACAACAGCTGCTCCAACAGAGCCACAGACAACAGCTGCTCCAACAGAGCCACAGACGACAGCTGCTCCAACAGAGCCACAGACAACAGCTGCTCCAACAGAGCCACAGACAACAGCTGCTCCAACAGCATCAGAAACTACAGCTGCTCCAACAGAACCACAGACAACAGCTGCTCCAACAGAACCACAGACAACAGCTGTTCCAACAGAACCAGAAACAACAGCTGCTCCAACAGAACCACAGACAACAGCTGCTCCAACAGAACCACAGACAACAGCTGCTCCAACAGAACCAGAAACAACAGCTGCTCCAACAGAGCCACAGACAACAGCTGCTCCAACAGAACCAGAAACAACAGCTGCTCCAACAGAACCAGAAACAACAGCTGCTCCAACAGAACCAGAAACAACAGCTGCTCCAACAGAACCAGAAACAACAGCTGCTCCAACAGAACCAGAAACAACAGCTGCTCCAACAGAACCAGAAACAACAGCTGCTCCAACAGAACCAGAAACAACAGCTGGACCAACAAAGCCACAAACAACAGCTGCTCCAACAGAACCAGAAACAACAGCTGCTCCAACAGAGCCACAGACAACAGCTGCTCCAACAGAGCCACAGACAACAGCTGCTCCAACAGAGCCACAGACAACAGCTGCTCCAACAGAGCCACAGACAACAGCTGCTCCAACAGAGCCACAGACAACAGCTGCTCCAACAGAGCCACAGACAACAGCTGCTCCAACAGAGCCACAGACAACAGCTGCTCCAACAGAGCCACAGACAACAGCTGCTCCAACAGAGCCACAGACAACAGCTGCTCCAACAGAGCCACAGACAACAGCTGCTCCAACAGAGCCACAGACAACAGCTGCTCCAACAGAGCCACAGACAACAGCTGCTCCAACAGAGCCACAGACAACAGCTGCTCCAACAGAGCCACAGACAACAGCTGCTCCAACAGAGCCACAGACAACAGAAGCCCCCACGACCGAAGGACCGTCAGGACCACTCATTTTTGATTTCCAGTCCAGCGTTCAGGGTTGGACTCTGAGCGAGATGAACGGAGCTGCCTGGCGGAGAGTCACCTTCGACAACACAGACCACGTCGTGACAGCGCCTCCTGAGGGGGCGAAGGTTTTGCAGGTCTTCCCTACCCACGTCTTCTCGG GGACAACCCTTGCTCAGAGTCCGTTGCTGGAGGCCGTTAGCGAGACTGTGAGGGTCAAGATCACCTTCTGGATGGATGGGACGCATGACTTCCCTACTCAGCTGAAGGTCAGGAAGCGAACTGACTTCAG TACATTTGACATCAATCCTGTAATGAACCTGGATCCGTTTGGCGACCAGGAAAACCACAAATGGATTGCCTATAGCGCCACCCTGAGATATATGACCATTGGTCAAACCTTCACCCTCAATTTAG AGGGATCTATTGGCAGCAACCCCAACAACTCTGTGGCCGTTAACAAGGTTGAATTGGAAGGCGTGAAGGCTGTTCAGAATGATTTTGCTAACCTAGTGGACTTCGAGAATGGTTTGTTCG GCTGGTCTACTGGCAACATGGACGGCGGCCGCTGGGTGCTGCAGAGCTGGAGCGACCTGGATCCCTCGCTGTACGTCCCAAAACCTTCTGACGGCAAGAACTTCCTCTTCGTGAACCGCTTCGACATCCACTCAG GTGTGATCTCGCTGGAATCCCCAGCTTTTCCAATCCAAGCGGGTCAGCGGAAGAAAGTTCATATTAAGTTCTGGATTCGTGGCTCAGTCGTCTACCCTGCAGCTCTCAG ATTACGTAAGAAGTCTGTAAATGGCGCATACGACGACCTCCCTTTCCTTAACCTTGCGGGGTACGGAGATGTCGACAACCCTGACTGGATTTTCCTCGACAAGCAATATTATATCCCTGTTGACGAAACGGAAGATGCCTTCCAG ATTGTGGTTGAGGCAGATCTAGGCAGCGACATGAACAATTTGGTCGCGCTGGACGATCTACGAATCATCACCGAGTACATTTCCGCCTAA
- the LOC113824879 gene encoding LOW QUALITY PROTEIN: irregular chiasm C-roughest protein (The sequence of the model RefSeq protein was modified relative to this genomic sequence to represent the inferred CDS: inserted 1 base in 1 codon), whose amino-acid sequence MTQRHDLRHERRDMTPDMTQRHDPRHDPRHDPRQRYPRRPRGRSSHRRVSVGFPKGPLSGSDDSCTCGTMVWGECLQLPSRHGLENSLSPKVKLCFRCQPGSRMLGIPEKEFRIDKRRCPLPGAYLEATDRQLNGLQKTESLLLFFPLLLKVVHGEQSFEEEPQDTTAKHGEAVTLPCKIKDRRGVVQWTKDGFGLXTDTDLHGFSRYKMIVNDEEGVYNLYIRPVLVEDDAEYQCQVGGADGERHLKSTNAKLTVHFPPKDADDKVYLDKPSPMYTTAGVPVRITCEAGLSTPAAEIKWLMNGKEDFPRNSINTTKQRQADSILVGVRSHLDLTPERKHHEANFTCQVSHPALEEPILRTLTMMVKYPPKVTINVDSVKIKEGDDVKFTCAAEGNPSVLRYRWEVEEVSVVGDHTTEFNIEDISRERNGATVACIVSNSIGTSRDTKKISVEYAPRFKTEPTDVDADEGEQVTLACDVDGNPPPEIVWLHEAQNKVIKIGAKLELTVKRETVGTYHCRAAVAGFPEESRSMQVFMRGAPKVMPQVEQFGLEGDRVQVACLIKSVPKPSEVVWTRNAHTIDPNVSRFNILQESIPGGVKNTLIIHDTTPEDFGFYNCTAKNGYGSHMAEIQLKRQQSLPLVTTLVAIIGGILFLVVVIIVIVLFKKKGKGYKDSGLEKHSMRSSDRSSTHDSVLKVETRTATGSDLSPSEDDDYSSHDDWDSNATAATNARRHEHFRCSAGDYGELIFSPKDGPNNNSGGYVQYVDYSRDYNPPPPVSYNRNSVYSTGAPLNNVDPRYSAAYGNPYLRVPASSRAAHGVYGTTGGAGTGTGGAPPAVPPPPASSLGGTAENLYNGNAAILSNNLNNNNANYGQMGRPNIQASGSMNNQYIMVPQGELRHGVHGTHI is encoded by the exons CACCGTCGCGTCTCCGTCGGATTCCCCAAAGGCCCTCTCTCCGGCTCCGACGATTCCTGCACCTGCGGCACTATGGTCTGGGGTGAGTGCCTACAGCTGCCAAGTCGACATGGGCTGGAGAAT AGCTTGTCACCAAAGGTCAAACTTTGCTTCAGATGTCAGCCTGGGTCACGCATGTTAGGAATTCCCGAGAAGGAATTTCGAATTGATAAGAGGAGGTGTCCCTTGCCGGGTGCTTATCTTGAGGCCACAG ATCGCCAACTGAACGGGCTGCAA AAAACAGAAAGTCTCCTGCTGTTTTTCCCCTTACTGCTCAAAGTCGTCCACGGAGAACAGTCTTTCGAGGAAGAACCGCAGGACACGACAGCGAAACATGGCGAAGCGGTGACGTTACCGTGTAAGATAAAGGACAGACGGGGCGTTGTGCAGTGGACCAAAGATGGCTTTGGGC GAACCGATACAGATCTCCATGGCTTCAGCAGATACAAGATGATAGTCAATGATGAAGAAG gAGTCTACAACCTGTACATCCGGCCCGTGTTGGTCGAGGACGACGCCGAGTACCAGTGCCAGGTGGGCGGGGCGGACGGGGAGCGCCACCTCAAGTCCACGAATGCCAAGTTGACGGTGCATTTCCCTCCCAAGGACGCAGATGATAAG GTGTATTTGGATAAACCGTCTCCGATGTACACAACAGCTGGCGTCCCGGTTCGAATCACGTGCGAAGCGGGTCTGAGCACACCGGCCGCTGAG ATCAAGTGGCTGATGAACGGCAAGGAAGACTTCCCGCGGAACAGCATCAACACGACGAAGCAGCGGCAGGCAGACAGCATCCTGGTCGGCGTCAGGAGCCACCTCGACCTGACACCGGAGAGGAAACACCACGAGGCCAACTTCACGTGTCAGGTGTCACACCCAGCGCTCGAGGAACCGATTCTGCGCACCCTGACGATGATGGTGAAGTACCCGCCGAAGGTGACGATAAACGTCGACAGCGTCAAGATCAAGGAAGGAGACGAT gtgaAATTCACCTGCGCCGCCGAAGGCAACCCGTCCGTGCTCCGCTACCGCTGGGAGGTCGAGGAGGTGAGCGTCGTCGGGGACCACACGACGGAGTTCAACATCGAGGACATTTCCCGGGAGCGCAACGGGGCCACCGTCGCCTGCATCGTGTCCAACTCCATCGGGACGTCGCGGGACACCAAGAAGATCAGCGTCGAAT ACGCCCCTCGGTTCAAGACGGAGCCAACAGACGTCGACGCCGACGAAGGGGAGCAGGTGACCCTGGCGTGCGACGTGGACGGGAACCCCCCGCCGGAGATCGTGTGGCTTCACGAGGCGCAGAacaag GTCATAAAAATAGGCGCTAAACTGGAGCTGACCGTGAAGCGAGAGACCGTGGGAACGTACCATTGCAGAGCCGCTGTTGCAGGATTTCCCGAG GAATCGAGGTCAATGCAGGTCTTCATGCGCGGAGCTCCCAAGGTCATGCCCCAAGTGGAGCAGTTTGGCTTGGAAGGCGACAGGGTTCAAGTGGCGTGTCTGATCAAGTCTGTCCCCAAACCCAGCGAGGTCGTTTGGACGAGGAACGCCCATACGATAGATCCGA ACGTGTCTCGCTTTAACATCCTCCAAGAGAGCATACCAGGAGGAGTGAAAAACACGCTCATTATCCACGATACGACGCCAGAGGATTTCGGATTCTACAACTGCACCGCTAAGAACGGCTACGGGTCCCACATGGCGGAGATACAGCTCAAAAGACAAC AGAGCCTCCCTCTCGTGACGACCCTCGTGGCCATCATCGGCGGGATCCTGTTCCTCGtggtcgtcatcatcgtcatcgtcctctttaagaagaagggaaagggatacaagg ACTCCGGCCTCGAGAAGCACAGCATGAGGTCCAGCGACCGCTCCTCGACCCACGACTCGGTGCTGAAGGTCGAGACCCGCACCGCCACCGGGTCTGACCTGTCTCCCTCCGAGGATGACGACTACAGCTCGCACGACGACTGGGACTCGAatgccaccgctgccaccaatgcTCGCCGCCACGAACACTTCCGCTGCTCCGCTGGCGATTATGGAGAGCTTATATTTTCCCCGAAG GACGGCCCCAACAACAATAGCGGGGGCTACGTGCAGTACGTGGACTACTCGAGGGACTACAACCCGCCCCCTCCTGTCAGCTACAACCGCAACTCCGTGTACTCCACCGGGGCGCCCCTGAACAACGTGGACCCCCGCTACTCCGCCGCCTACGGGAACCCTTACCTCCGCGTCCCCGCTAGTTCTCGGGCGGCACACGGCGTCTACGGGACAACCGGCGgcgctggcactggcactggcggGGCCCCTCCTGCTGTGCCTCCGCCGCCGGCATCGTCGCTCGGGGGCACGGCGGAGAATCTGTACAATGGAAACGCCGCCATCCTCAGTAATAACCTCAACAATAACAACGCGAATTATGGTCAGATGGGTAGGCCGAATATACAGGCAAGCGGAAGCATGAACAATCAGTATATTATGGTGCCGCAGGGAGAGCTGAGGCACGGAGTGCACGGGACTCACATATAA